One genomic segment of Erysipelotrichaceae bacterium 66202529 includes these proteins:
- a CDS encoding NTP transferase domain-containing protein produces MRTDLILMASGYSRRFQGNKLLYELEGMPLIAHTLQKLASLKQDKLIVITQYDEIAKLAIAYGAVVIANPYADEGQAASIRLGIAHSTGDQALLCVADQPYLKLSTLQKLLKCSDGEHIVCTSCNGSYRNPAIFPRKYYRELLELQGEQGGKQLLKKYTETVLSVECDSHQLRDIDQKTDI; encoded by the coding sequence ATGAGGACTGATCTGATTCTTATGGCATCGGGATATTCACGTAGATTTCAGGGCAATAAGCTGCTGTATGAGCTTGAGGGTATGCCCTTGATTGCGCATACCCTGCAAAAGCTGGCCAGTCTGAAGCAGGATAAACTCATCGTTATAACACAGTATGATGAAATTGCGAAGCTGGCAATAGCCTATGGTGCTGTCGTTATTGCAAACCCGTATGCCGATGAAGGACAGGCTGCTTCCATTCGTCTTGGTATCGCACACAGTACAGGCGATCAGGCACTGCTGTGTGTGGCCGATCAGCCGTATCTAAAGCTGTCCACTCTGCAAAAGCTGCTCAAGTGTTCCGATGGAGAGCATATCGTCTGTACCTCCTGTAACGGCAGCTATCGAAATCCTGCTATCTTTCCCAGAAAATATTACAGGGAGCTGCTTGAATTGCAGGGAGAACAGGGTGGAAAACAGCTGTTAAAAAAATACACAGAGACAGTTTTGAGCGTGGAATGTGACTCGCATCAGCTTCGTGATATTGATCAAAAAACAGATATATAG
- a CDS encoding 4-hydroxybenzoyl-CoA reductase, giving the protein MLNILQYHRAASLDEAMELLQKNRMNQIMGGMLWLRMQERTIPVAIDLCDLHLDTIQEGENGFLIGAMTSLRSLETHEGLRKAYGTLLQDACKDIVGVQLRNTATLGGSLYSRFGFSDVLCALLCLQVEVHLYKQGIVSLQDYAAMPYERDILTHIYIKKEPVKTAYACVRKSATDLPVLNMAAARMGDELRIVAGSRPKRAIRYDRTWSSDLQAVARQLQEQVECEDNMRGSASYRRALVYALTLRLLKKLEGETHV; this is encoded by the coding sequence ATGCTGAACATTCTGCAATACCACAGGGCCGCAAGCCTTGATGAAGCAATGGAGCTGCTGCAGAAAAACCGCATGAATCAGATCATGGGAGGAATGCTGTGGCTGCGTATGCAGGAGCGAACCATTCCGGTAGCGATCGATTTATGTGATTTGCATCTGGATACCATTCAGGAGGGTGAAAACGGGTTTTTGATTGGAGCGATGACATCCCTTCGATCACTGGAAACCCATGAGGGCCTGCGTAAGGCATATGGAACACTGCTGCAGGATGCGTGTAAGGATATCGTCGGCGTGCAGCTTCGCAATACGGCAACTCTGGGAGGCTCACTGTATTCCCGTTTTGGATTTTCCGATGTTTTGTGCGCACTGCTTTGTCTGCAGGTCGAGGTACATCTGTATAAGCAGGGAATCGTATCCTTACAGGACTATGCCGCAATGCCTTATGAGCGGGATATCCTGACGCATATCTATATAAAGAAGGAGCCGGTTAAGACCGCCTATGCCTGTGTGCGAAAGAGTGCGACGGATCTTCCGGTATTGAATATGGCAGCTGCCAGAATGGGGGATGAGCTGCGTATTGTGGCTGGTTCCCGGCCAAAGCGGGCCATCCGTTATGATCGAACATGGAGCAGTGATCTGCAGGCAGTCGCAAGGCAGCTGCAGGAACAGGTGGAATGTGAAGATAATATGCGGGGAAGCGCATCCTATCGTCGTGCACTCGTTTATGCGCTGACACTGCGTCTGTTGAAAAAGCTGGAAGGGGAGACACACGTATGA
- a CDS encoding molybdopterin-dependent oxidoreductase codes for MKYINRSVVKKDAYALLSGQPVYTDDLAPADCLVIKLLRSPHAHARIRAIDTSKAKRVPGIEAVYTWKDVPASRFTLAGQTYPEPSPYDRKILDEVVRYVGDEVAIIVGRDEACTEKARKLIQVDYEVYDAVLDFTKALDHPVIVHKEDDYKLLCDIGNERLRNLHSHDESIVGDVEEAFSECDVILERDYHTLANAQAMMETFRSYAFMDTYGRLNVVSSTQVPFHIRRMVANALELPKSQIKVIKPRIGGGFGAKQTGCTEIFTAFVTWKLRKPCKLVYTREETFMASNSRHEMRMHVKIGATKDGTILAIDLHTLSNTGAYGEHGSTTVGLSGHKSLPIYNHVKASRFVSDVVYTNTMTAGAYRGYGATQGQFAIESAVNELADALHMDPCELRLKNMVQEDEIMMQYYGEHLNSCALDRCLKKAMDMIGWKEKGLRRDMGDKVRGLGVALSMQGSGIANVDIASTVIKLQDDGFYTLSIGATDMGTGCDTILAQMAAECLDCDVDKIITQAVDTDASPYDTGSYASATTYVTGMAVVKTCEELRKQIIREAAVLLEVDAEHITFDGESIYALEDGKEMMLADFANRCFAGGRGECLIASASHCSPTSPPPFMAGIAEVDVDKLTGEITMVDYVAVVDCGTIINPNLARIQTEGGIAQGIGMALYEDITYSPKGRMRNSSFLQYKIPTRQDVGEIRVDFESSYEDNGPFGAKSIGEVVINTPAPAIASAVAHASGVQVRTLPITAEKVLLNKDED; via the coding sequence ATGAAGTACATCAATCGTTCCGTTGTAAAGAAGGATGCGTATGCATTATTAAGCGGACAGCCGGTGTATACGGATGATCTTGCACCTGCGGATTGTCTTGTGATCAAGCTGCTTCGCTCTCCCCATGCTCATGCAAGAATACGCGCAATTGATACGAGTAAAGCAAAACGTGTTCCCGGAATTGAAGCGGTATATACATGGAAGGATGTTCCTGCCTCACGCTTTACCTTGGCTGGACAGACGTATCCTGAGCCTTCCCCCTATGACCGCAAAATACTGGATGAGGTTGTGCGTTATGTGGGGGATGAGGTCGCAATCATCGTAGGCAGGGATGAAGCCTGTACAGAAAAAGCAAGAAAGCTGATTCAGGTTGATTATGAGGTATACGATGCTGTCCTGGATTTCACAAAGGCGCTTGATCATCCGGTGATCGTTCATAAGGAGGATGATTACAAGCTGCTGTGTGATATAGGAAATGAACGGCTGCGTAATCTGCATTCTCACGATGAAAGCATCGTTGGTGATGTGGAGGAGGCATTTTCAGAATGCGATGTGATTCTGGAGCGTGATTACCATACCCTGGCCAATGCGCAGGCGATGATGGAAACCTTTCGTTCCTATGCATTTATGGATACCTACGGGCGTCTGAATGTGGTTAGCTCCACACAGGTACCCTTTCATATCCGCCGCATGGTTGCCAACGCTCTGGAGCTTCCCAAATCGCAGATTAAAGTAATCAAACCGCGCATCGGGGGCGGCTTTGGTGCCAAGCAGACCGGCTGTACAGAAATTTTTACTGCTTTCGTGACATGGAAGCTGAGAAAGCCGTGTAAGCTCGTCTATACAAGAGAGGAGACCTTCATGGCCAGCAATTCCCGCCATGAAATGCGCATGCATGTGAAAATCGGTGCCACAAAGGATGGAACAATCCTGGCAATCGATCTGCATACCCTTTCCAATACCGGAGCATATGGGGAGCATGGCTCTACAACGGTCGGATTGAGCGGTCATAAGTCCTTACCAATTTATAATCATGTAAAGGCAAGCCGCTTTGTTTCTGATGTCGTTTATACCAATACCATGACGGCGGGCGCTTACCGCGGCTATGGGGCAACGCAGGGTCAGTTTGCAATCGAATCTGCGGTGAATGAGCTTGCGGATGCGCTGCACATGGATCCCTGTGAGCTGCGCCTGAAAAATATGGTGCAGGAGGATGAGATCATGATGCAGTATTATGGTGAGCATCTGAACAGCTGTGCATTGGATCGCTGTCTGAAAAAAGCGATGGATATGATTGGCTGGAAAGAGAAAGGGCTGCGGCGTGATATGGGCGATAAGGTTCGCGGTCTTGGTGTGGCATTATCCATGCAGGGAAGCGGTATTGCGAATGTGGATATCGCATCTACTGTTATTAAGCTGCAGGATGACGGATTTTATACATTATCTATCGGCGCGACGGATATGGGTACCGGATGTGATACAATTCTTGCACAGATGGCCGCAGAATGTCTGGATTGTGATGTGGATAAAATCATTACGCAGGCGGTGGATACAGACGCTTCTCCTTACGATACCGGATCATATGCTTCTGCGACAACCTATGTAACCGGTATGGCTGTTGTGAAAACCTGTGAGGAGCTGCGAAAGCAGATAATACGGGAAGCAGCCGTTCTTCTCGAGGTAGATGCAGAGCATATCACCTTTGACGGTGAGAGCATCTATGCCCTGGAGGATGGCAAAGAAATGATGCTTGCTGACTTTGCGAACCGCTGCTTTGCAGGTGGAAGGGGAGAATGTCTGATTGCCAGTGCGTCCCATTGTTCCCCGACATCTCCACCACCGTTTATGGCAGGAATCGCAGAGGTGGATGTGGATAAGCTGACCGGAGAGATTACGATGGTCGATTATGTGGCAGTCGTTGATTGCGGAACGATCATCAATCCAAATCTTGCTAGAATTCAGACAGAAGGTGGTATTGCACAGGGAATCGGTATGGCGTTATATGAGGATATCACCTATTCACCAAAGGGCAGAATGCGCAACAGCTCCTTTCTGCAATATAAAATACCGACCCGTCAGGATGTCGGTGAAATCCGTGTTGATTTTGAAAGCAGCTATGAGGATAACGGGCCGTTTGGGGCAAAATCCATCGGTGAGGTGGTAATCAATACCCCGGCGCCTGCGATTGCTTCGGCGGTTGCGCATGCAAGCGGTGTACAGGTGCGTACCCTGCCAATCACAGCGGAAAAGGTGTTGCTGAATAAGGATGAGGACTGA
- a CDS encoding 2Fe-2S iron-sulfur cluster binding domain-containing protein produces MKIEITVNDKRIQEEASAELTLLQFLRSHGYKSVKCGCETTNCGLCTVWMDEQPVLSCSVLIGRANGHRITTLEGLEQEAKEFADFMAKEGAEQCGFCSPGFIMQVLAMKKEKKSWNREEIKHWLAGNLCRCTGYMGQLRAIEAWLQKGEHTV; encoded by the coding sequence ATGAAAATAGAAATCACGGTAAACGATAAACGTATCCAGGAGGAGGCTTCTGCGGAGCTGACACTGCTGCAGTTTTTACGCAGTCACGGATATAAGAGTGTGAAATGCGGCTGTGAGACGACAAACTGCGGACTTTGTACCGTATGGATGGATGAACAGCCTGTGCTCTCTTGCAGTGTTTTAATTGGACGTGCCAACGGTCATCGCATAACAACGCTGGAGGGACTGGAACAGGAGGCAAAGGAGTTTGCGGATTTCATGGCAAAGGAGGGCGCAGAGCAGTGCGGCTTTTGTTCCCCGGGCTTCATCATGCAGGTATTAGCCATGAAAAAAGAAAAGAAAAGCTGGAACAGGGAGGAAATCAAGCATTGGCTGGCAGGCAATCTCTGTCGCTGTACCGGCTATATGGGACAGCTGCGTGCGATTGAAGCATGGCTGCAGAAAGGAGAGCATACGGTATGA
- a CDS encoding DUF1538 domain-containing protein, whose amino-acid sequence MTKLKEKINEALTSVLPITCIVFLLSITITPMPIGTMLLFACGAVMLIIGMGFFSLGADMSMMLMGEGIGTILTTSRKRVLMICITFIIGFIITIAEPDLTVLAHQVPGIPDNTLIWTVAAGVGIFLVMALLRIQFHWKLRYLLMLFYGLVFVLAYFSMDNFMAVAFDSGGVTTGPITVPFLMALGVGMANITQKHAEEESFGIVALCSIGPVLAVLLLGILYEPQGATYTPFEMVHVETSKDVIQTFLQELPHYMWEVSKALLPILCFFLIFQLISSYFNRRSIIKILIGSLYTYIGLILFLCGVNVGFMPAGYFIGTEIAALSYNWILIPIGMLIGFFVVKAEPAVHVLTRQVEDMSSGAISTKAMLYSLSIGVGLSLGIAMLRILTGVSIMVFLIPGYLIAISLSFFVPKVFTGIAFDSGGVASGPMTATFLLPLAMGACEQLGGNVMLDAFGIVAMVAMTPLLTIQILGLFMKKKKKKDTDTLQEDIIMEFEEAANERTES is encoded by the coding sequence ATGACAAAACTGAAAGAAAAAATCAACGAAGCATTAACTTCTGTATTACCAATTACCTGTATTGTATTTTTATTAAGCATCACAATTACACCAATGCCAATCGGAACTATGCTTCTGTTTGCATGCGGTGCTGTCATGCTGATTATCGGCATGGGCTTCTTCTCACTGGGGGCAGATATGTCAATGATGCTTATGGGAGAAGGCATCGGTACGATACTCACGACTTCCAGAAAACGAGTGTTGATGATATGTATCACCTTCATAATCGGCTTTATCATAACAATAGCAGAGCCGGATCTTACTGTGCTTGCACATCAGGTACCCGGTATTCCTGACAATACACTGATTTGGACGGTAGCTGCCGGTGTCGGTATATTTCTGGTAATGGCCCTGTTAAGAATTCAGTTTCATTGGAAGCTGAGATATTTACTTATGCTGTTTTATGGTCTGGTATTCGTACTTGCTTATTTTTCTATGGATAACTTCATGGCCGTTGCCTTTGACTCGGGCGGTGTGACAACCGGGCCGATTACGGTTCCCTTCCTTATGGCTCTGGGTGTCGGTATGGCGAATATCACACAGAAGCATGCAGAGGAGGAGAGCTTCGGTATTGTAGCCCTGTGCAGCATTGGTCCTGTACTGGCGGTACTGCTTTTGGGTATCCTGTATGAGCCTCAGGGTGCAACCTATACACCGTTTGAGATGGTACATGTGGAAACAAGTAAGGATGTCATTCAAACCTTTTTGCAAGAGCTTCCGCATTATATGTGGGAGGTCAGCAAGGCTCTGCTTCCGATCCTGTGCTTCTTCCTCATATTTCAGCTTATCAGCAGCTACTTCAATCGACGCTCAATCATAAAAATCCTGATAGGATCGCTATACACCTATATTGGACTGATTCTGTTTCTGTGTGGTGTAAATGTGGGCTTTATGCCTGCCGGCTATTTTATAGGCACTGAAATTGCTGCTTTATCCTATAACTGGATTCTCATCCCAATCGGTATGCTGATTGGCTTCTTCGTAGTAAAGGCGGAACCGGCTGTCCATGTACTTACACGACAGGTAGAGGATATGTCTTCCGGTGCGATATCCACAAAGGCTATGCTCTATTCCCTGTCCATAGGGGTAGGGCTATCACTTGGAATTGCGATGCTGCGCATCCTTACCGGAGTCAGTATTATGGTCTTCCTGATACCGGGTTATCTTATAGCAATCAGCCTCAGCTTTTTTGTTCCCAAGGTATTTACCGGGATTGCCTTTGACTCAGGCGGTGTGGCGAGCGGGCCGATGACGGCTACGTTTCTTCTTCCTCTTGCCATGGGTGCGTGTGAACAGCTTGGCGGCAATGTCATGCTGGATGCCTTTGGAATCGTCGCGATGGTTGCCATGACCCCGCTATTAACAATTCAGATTCTGGGTCTGTTTATGAAGAAAAAGAAGAAAAAGGATACGGATACACTTCAGGAGGATATTATCATGGAATTTGAGGAAGCCGCAAATGAACGGACAGAAAGTTAA
- a CDS encoding ATP-binding cassette domain-containing protein: MIRVQHLSVRLQDNVILQDISFAIKSGRIVMLLGENGSGKTTLIRSLLQYYPYEGSILSEQTDIRSFKQKQLAALFSYVPQIKETVEDFVVEECIVSGFARHISPFALPSKKQYERVDSLLQEWRLSHLKGKLLQEISGGELQMTYVARAFLQEAEVMVMDEPCTYLDYRRQHQFLQEVTRLKQQGKSMLISMHDPNLALQYADEILLLHQGTLYARMTGSRVEMARECAGYYQALYGDTFTVTGTTSEPILIWKENCYAEHSAIPQGRKP, encoded by the coding sequence ATGATTCGTGTACAACATCTTTCTGTCAGGCTGCAGGACAATGTGATTTTGCAGGATATCAGCTTTGCTATAAAGAGCGGCCGTATTGTGATGCTGCTGGGGGAAAACGGCAGTGGAAAAACGACGCTGATACGATCTCTGCTGCAATATTATCCCTATGAGGGAAGCATTCTTTCTGAGCAAACAGATATTCGCAGCTTCAAGCAGAAGCAGCTGGCTGCCCTGTTCAGCTATGTGCCTCAGATTAAGGAAACGGTGGAGGATTTCGTGGTGGAGGAATGTATTGTCAGCGGCTTTGCACGACACATCTCACCCTTTGCCTTGCCTTCAAAAAAGCAGTATGAACGTGTGGACAGTCTGTTACAGGAATGGCGGCTGTCGCATTTGAAAGGAAAGCTGTTACAGGAAATCAGCGGGGGAGAGCTGCAAATGACCTATGTCGCAAGAGCCTTTTTACAGGAAGCGGAGGTTATGGTTATGGATGAGCCATGCACCTATCTTGATTATCGCCGCCAGCATCAGTTTCTGCAGGAGGTCACCAGGCTGAAGCAGCAGGGGAAAAGTATGCTGATCAGTATGCATGATCCCAATCTTGCATTGCAATATGCCGATGAAATTCTGCTGCTACATCAGGGAACGCTGTATGCCCGCATGACAGGGAGCCGTGTGGAAATGGCCAGGGAATGCGCCGGTTATTATCAGGCCCTGTACGGAGACACCTTTACGGTAACAGGAACGACAAGTGAACCAATACTTATATGGAAGGAGAATTGTTATGCTGAACATTCTGCAATACCACAGGGCCGCAAGCCTTGA
- a CDS encoding iron chelate uptake ABC transporter family permease subunit, which produces MKRRFWLVLLLAVLVLCSLCVGRYGSSLSDIGRALLFSGDALTRSLVWNLRMPRILLVCISGAALAVSGVVYQTIFRNPLASGDVIGASSGCSLGAVFAILVYQEAWFVELCAFLMGMVLVILTFFMASRIRGNRILNLVVAGLILQAVATSLMMMMKLYADPATQLANMEYWLMGGFSDASWPSVLITLVLCSFGMIGLYLLRWQIQLLAFGEEASTLGVNTKVIRWTSLLLATLLISSVISVAGIVSWVSLLIPHIIRIAVKKPVSQTMGITAISGAIFLLVCDTLARTLLTIEIPISILTSLFGALVLIVLFMKGRLHV; this is translated from the coding sequence ATGAAACGCAGATTCTGGCTTGTGTTGCTGCTGGCAGTGCTGGTTTTGTGTTCTCTGTGTGTGGGAAGATACGGCAGCAGTCTTTCCGATATCGGAAGGGCGCTGCTGTTTTCCGGTGATGCGCTCACCCGTTCCCTTGTTTGGAATCTTCGAATGCCAAGAATTCTGCTCGTATGCATCAGCGGAGCAGCACTTGCTGTATCCGGTGTTGTCTATCAGACAATTTTTCGAAATCCGCTGGCAAGCGGGGATGTGATCGGGGCAAGCAGCGGCTGTTCCCTGGGGGCAGTCTTTGCCATTCTGGTTTATCAGGAGGCGTGGTTTGTGGAGCTTTGTGCCTTTCTCATGGGAATGGTGCTTGTTATCCTGACCTTTTTCATGGCATCCCGTATCAGAGGGAATCGGATTTTAAACCTGGTGGTTGCCGGACTCATTCTGCAGGCGGTTGCGACTTCCCTCATGATGATGATGAAATTATATGCGGATCCTGCGACACAGCTGGCCAATATGGAATACTGGCTGATGGGAGGCTTTTCCGATGCTTCCTGGCCTTCGGTTCTTATCACCCTTGTATTATGTTCCTTTGGAATGATCGGACTGTATCTGTTACGCTGGCAGATTCAGCTGTTAGCGTTTGGCGAGGAAGCGAGTACGCTTGGTGTCAACACGAAGGTGATTCGCTGGACGTCTCTGTTACTGGCAACACTTCTGATATCCAGTGTTATCAGTGTAGCGGGAATTGTCAGCTGGGTATCCCTGCTGATTCCGCATATCATACGCATTGCAGTAAAGAAGCCTGTTTCCCAAACGATGGGAATTACCGCAATCAGCGGAGCGATCTTTCTGCTTGTATGTGATACGCTGGCAAGAACTCTTTTGACCATTGAAATTCCAATCAGTATCCTGACCAGCCTGTTTGGGGCGCTGGTATTGATTGTTTTATTTATGAAGGGAAGGCTGCATGTATGA
- a CDS encoding ABC transporter substrate-binding protein — translation MKKFLMTAMSLLMAVSVLACSDKGKDEELKKQEGFTVTDQAGRKVTFDKPAEKVISGYYIATSTVIGLGQKDKLVGVEMKAGQREIYKKAAPEVVSLPAMGNKKSFNVEAAIKTKADVAFLPVSLKSYAGKLEDAGMKVILLNPETQSDYDEAVNLIASVLGAHEEAEKYFTYRDGLLEQYITDTGVAKSVYMAGSTLLEGAGTDMFQNGLLKQARAENVMSKAGKGWSTIGKETLLERNPDVIFLENGGARVSDVLDDAALASLDAVKNKQVYEFPSTLETWDTPNLSSCLGTLWAYATLYPDNLSMDTVKQEAKDFYKTFYKIDVTNSDLGL, via the coding sequence ATGAAAAAGTTTTTAATGACAGCCATGTCCCTGCTGATGGCAGTTTCGGTACTGGCATGCAGTGACAAGGGCAAGGATGAGGAATTAAAGAAGCAGGAAGGCTTTACTGTCACGGATCAGGCAGGGAGAAAGGTAACCTTTGATAAGCCTGCTGAAAAGGTAATCAGCGGATATTATATCGCAACGAGTACCGTGATTGGGCTGGGGCAGAAGGATAAACTTGTCGGTGTGGAGATGAAAGCGGGTCAGCGGGAAATTTATAAGAAGGCTGCTCCTGAGGTTGTTTCACTTCCGGCTATGGGAAATAAAAAATCCTTCAATGTGGAGGCCGCTATCAAAACAAAAGCGGATGTAGCCTTTCTTCCAGTCAGCTTGAAAAGCTATGCAGGTAAGCTAGAAGATGCCGGTATGAAGGTGATTCTGTTAAATCCGGAAACACAGAGCGATTACGATGAAGCAGTGAATCTGATCGCAAGCGTATTGGGGGCGCATGAGGAAGCAGAGAAGTACTTTACATATCGTGACGGGTTGCTTGAACAGTATATTACGGATACCGGTGTTGCGAAAAGCGTGTATATGGCGGGAAGTACACTGCTGGAGGGGGCAGGAACGGATATGTTCCAGAATGGTCTGTTGAAACAAGCAAGGGCTGAAAATGTTATGTCTAAGGCCGGTAAGGGCTGGAGTACGATAGGAAAGGAAACGCTGCTGGAAAGGAATCCGGATGTGATTTTCCTTGAAAACGGCGGTGCCAGGGTCAGTGATGTACTGGATGATGCTGCACTGGCTTCCCTGGACGCAGTAAAAAATAAGCAGGTCTATGAATTTCCAAGTACGCTGGAAACTTGGGATACACCGAATCTTTCGAGCTGTCTGGGAACATTGTGGGCATATGCAACGCTGTATCCGGATAATCTGTCCATGGATACTGTGAAGCAGGAGGCTAAGGATTTTTACAAGACTTTTTATAAAATCGATGTAACAAACAGCGATTTGGGACTTTGA
- a CDS encoding purine permease codes for MEEKKKDSIYELDGTVPLKKALPLGIQHILAMFLGNVSPLIIVCGMLEMSGVLKMTLIQNAMFVAGIATLFQLYPFWKIGSGLPIVMGTSSGFIGTAKAIGAAFGYGALMGASLIGGIFEMVLGYFIKPLRKLFPPVVTSLVIISIGLSLLPVGINYFGGGNGAADFGSTNHLLVGTFVIIVILVAKQFKGAINNASILIGIVAGYILAIMLGMVDFTQVASASWFALPAFMPVAFEFHGQAIIAMGIMFIATTVETIGDVSGVANGGLDREATDKELQGGVMADGLGSILGAVFGVLPNTSFSQNVGLVAVTKVVNRFVIMTGAVFLILCGFCPKLSALFSVMPQSVLGGAAVIMFAMILVSGIQSLTREPLDERNGLIVALAIGLGVGIGNVPAVLAQLPSWVGNIFAQNGIIMTFVIATLLNLVLPKKKSEKK; via the coding sequence ATGGAAGAAAAAAAGAAAGATTCCATCTATGAACTGGATGGAACGGTACCGCTGAAAAAGGCGCTGCCACTTGGGATTCAGCATATCCTTGCAATGTTTCTGGGAAATGTATCGCCGCTGATTATCGTCTGCGGGATGCTGGAAATGAGCGGTGTGCTGAAAATGACACTGATTCAGAACGCTATGTTTGTGGCTGGTATTGCGACTTTGTTTCAGCTGTATCCGTTTTGGAAAATCGGAAGCGGATTGCCGATCGTTATGGGGACAAGCTCCGGCTTTATCGGTACGGCGAAGGCAATCGGTGCTGCCTTTGGATATGGCGCACTGATGGGGGCAAGCCTTATCGGCGGTATTTTTGAAATGGTGCTCGGGTATTTTATCAAGCCGCTGCGCAAGCTGTTTCCTCCGGTTGTTACAAGTCTGGTCATCATATCCATCGGGCTGTCTTTGCTGCCAGTTGGAATCAACTACTTTGGCGGTGGTAACGGTGCTGCGGATTTTGGAAGTACCAATCATCTGCTGGTGGGAACCTTTGTCATTATCGTGATTCTGGTTGCGAAGCAGTTTAAGGGAGCTATCAATAACGCTTCTATTCTGATTGGTATCGTTGCAGGCTATATTCTGGCAATCATGCTGGGCATGGTTGATTTCACACAGGTAGCCTCTGCCAGCTGGTTTGCGCTTCCTGCCTTTATGCCGGTTGCCTTTGAATTCCATGGACAGGCGATTATCGCAATGGGAATCATGTTTATTGCGACGACGGTGGAAACCATCGGTGATGTATCCGGTGTGGCAAACGGCGGCTTGGATCGCGAGGCAACAGATAAGGAGCTGCAGGGTGGCGTTATGGCCGATGGTCTTGGTTCCATTCTGGGGGCAGTCTTTGGCGTCCTGCCAAACACCTCCTTTTCACAGAATGTCGGCCTAGTCGCAGTAACTAAGGTAGTCAACCGCTTTGTCATTATGACAGGGGCAGTCTTTCTGATTTTATGCGGCTTCTGTCCTAAGCTGAGTGCATTATTCTCTGTAATGCCGCAGTCAGTACTGGGTGGAGCTGCTGTCATCATGTTTGCGATGATTCTGGTGAGCGGTATTCAATCACTGACAAGAGAACCGCTGGATGAGCGTAACGGTTTAATTGTCGCACTTGCGATTGGTCTGGGTGTCGGTATTGGAAATGTACCGGCTGTTCTTGCACAGCTGCCCTCCTGGGTAGGAAACATCTTTGCACAGAACGGTATCATCATGACCTTTGTAATAGCTACGTTGCTGAATCTGGTTTTACCGAAGAAAAAAAGCGAAAAGAAATAA